GACGCGCGAGCGAATGAAAGAAAGCGCTTGGCCTTCCGTGCGGAAGATCGCGGGAAGCGAATTGCCGCCGCGCTCGCGAACGATGACGACGCATTTGCGCTTACCGGATTGATTGTGAGTGAAGCGGCGGTCTTTGCGGTTCTCGCGAAGGTTTGTCGGCTTGACGTACCCGCCGAAATAACCGCCGTCGATTTCGACCGTCTCGCCTTCGCCGCCAAGCGTGCGGCCCTTGAGTTCTTCGGACATTGCTTCGCGGAGCTTATGAGCTAAAACGAAGGCCGTCTTGTAGGTGACGCCAAGATCGCGGGAGAGGGCCAAGGAAGACTTGCCCTTCACTTCATTGCAGAAGATCGCAATGGCCGCGAGATAGCCGCGCAGGGGCAGTTTGTGGCTCGCGAAGAGCGTACCGGATGTAACGCTGAAATCCTTTTTGCAGGCCCGGCAGCGAAAGCGCGGAGCACCAGTAGGACGGCGGCAATCGTAGGCGTCGAGGCCACCACATGACGGGCAAACCGGAGCGCCTTCGGTCTCGGGCCAGCGCAGCGAACGGAAGAGCTTTTCGGCTTCCTCGTCCGACATGCGGAAGACCTGAGCGAGGCTCAGGGTCTTTGCAGCGGCGGAGAGGAGGAAATGTTGCATTATGTTCTCGTTTCTGAGAACATAATATCTGATATGATATCATTGTCAATAATAAGATATCAGATATGATAACTTTCATTCGAATCCGAGATTTTGAGGCTTCCGAGTGCTGGCTAAGACCGAAAAGGAATGGGGAGAGCGCGCAGTCCGGCACCTAAAAGCCGAATTGAAACGCGCGGGCGTCACCTATGAAGAGCTTGCGGAACGTCTCAAAGCGCATGGCTTTGAAGAGACGAAGGCGGGTATCGCAAACAAGCTCGCGCGGGCCACGGTGCCAGCATCGTTCTTTCTGGCTTGTCTTGCTGCGCTGGAATTAGAGGGCGTAAGATTGGAGGATATCTAAAATAATTGGACTGCCTAAATGCCTGACGCGATCAGCCGCTATTTACTTTTTCCTTTGCTCGCTATTTCGATCCTTGCAGGTGGCTTTTTAGAAGAGACTCTTTGGCATCGTCCCAAGCCAACCAATCAGCCAAAGACATATTCCGCAGAAAGCCAAGACGTATCCACTTCCAAGACAGAGAACGCCGACGATCCGGCTTTTTCCGTCAAATTGATCCCACCCATAAAGAGTGAGCAAGAAGCCGCCGATGAAGCTAACGAAAAATATGAAAAGCGCTGGAATGACTGGATAACGATATTTGTAATTGGCGGCGGGACGCTTGTAATTCTCGTTTCTCAATTGGTTGTTTTCGGCCTGCAGGCTCACCGGCTTAAGCAGACTATCGTCAAAATGGACGAAGTGGCGCGCGG
The Methyloferula stellata AR4 DNA segment above includes these coding regions:
- a CDS encoding DUF6471 domain-containing protein, with product MLAKTEKEWGERAVRHLKAELKRAGVTYEELAERLKAHGFEETKAGIANKLARATVPASFFLACLAALELEGVRLEDI
- a CDS encoding IS1595 family transposase encodes the protein MQHFLLSAAAKTLSLAQVFRMSDEEAEKLFRSLRWPETEGAPVCPSCGGLDAYDCRRPTGAPRFRCRACKKDFSVTSGTLFASHKLPLRGYLAAIAIFCNEVKGKSSLALSRDLGVTYKTAFVLAHKLREAMSEELKGRTLGGEGETVEIDGGYFGGYVKPTNLRENRKDRRFTHNQSGKRKCVVIVRERGGNSLPAIFRTEGQALSFIRSRVAKGTIIQADEGNGWNDLAGPFEMKRINHQEAYSLDGACTNAAESFFSRIRRAEIGHHHHIAGVYLLRYAQEASWREDNRRMSNGDQVMRLTGLAMKGKPSVDFAGYWQR